The Betta splendens chromosome 7, fBetSpl5.4, whole genome shotgun sequence genome includes a window with the following:
- the cd40 gene encoding tumor necrosis factor receptor superfamily member 5 isoform X1, whose product MSFKMRLFTVTVLASCLVGPAVQEVCDPSTQYERDGQCCKLCGPGTSMTQQGTCAAPQCQDCKDHEYQDGYTRDTRCKLQPYCDPHKNYEVPDHENRKKRSACVCKPGFHCSSDVCLSCVPHTPCEPGHEVKAAGTPTSDTKCERCRRGFFSNITSFNSECAPWTKCAPGIQIHKNGTAASDVVCGETPRTHTYLWIVGFLLLLLPLVALFYYLYRRNVQNKMKHYFSDDLHHGNENKACRIITIEPNQLETPILQQISQEEGSSSEPVEDMDEEIQGPGNNYTDNGNYVVQERGKSEIISRQESQTCTFTDSITPSLN is encoded by the exons ATGAGCTTCAAAATGCGCCTGTTTACGGTGACGGTGCTGGCGTCTTGTTTG GTGGGGCCCGCTGTTCAGGAGGTATGTGACCCGTCAACGCAGTACGAGAGAGACGGACAGTGCTGCAAATTGTGCGGGCCGG GTACCTCAATGACACAACAAGGCACCTGTGCTGCACCTCAGTGTCAAGACTGTAAGGACCACGAGTATCAGGACGGCTACACAAGAGACACAAGGTGTAAACTGCAGCCTTACTGTGACCCAC ACAAGAACTACGAGGTTCCTGACCATGAGAATAGGAAAAAGcgcagtgcgtgtgtgtgtaagccgGGGTTCCACTGCTCCAGTGACGTCTGTTTGTCCTGCGTGCCGCACACGCCCTGTGAACCTGGACACGAAGTGAAGGCTGCAG GTACCCCCACGTCAGACACGAAGTGTGAGCGCTGCCGACGAGGCTTCTTCTCCAATATCACTTCATTCAACAGTGAATGCGCGCCATGGACAAA GTGTGCGCCTGGAATCCAGATTCACAAAAACGGAACGGCCGCGTCCGACGTCGTCTGCG GAGAAACTCCACGGACTCACACTTACCTGTGGATCGTTGggtttcttctgcttcttcttcctctagTCGCACTTTTCTACTACTTATACAGAA GAAATGTACAGAACAAAATGAAG CACTATTTCTCTGACGACTTACATcatggaaatgaaaataaagcctGCAGAATCATAACCATTGAGCCCAACCAACTGGAAACACCCATTTTACAACAAATATCTCAGGAAGAAGGTTCTTCCTCAGAACCGGTGGAAGATATGGATGAGGAAATCCAGGGACCTGGTAACAATTATACCGACAATGGAAACTATGTGGTGCAAGAGAGAGGAAAGTCAGAAATCATCTCTCGCCAGGAATCCCAAACATGCACATTTACAGACTCAATAACCCCAAGTCTTAACTAA
- the cd40 gene encoding tumor necrosis factor receptor superfamily member 5 isoform X2 gives MTQQGTCAAPQCQDCKDHEYQDGYTRDTRCKLQPYCDPHKNYEVPDHENRKKRSACVCKPGFHCSSDVCLSCVPHTPCEPGHEVKAAGTPTSDTKCERCRRGFFSNITSFNSECAPWTKCAPGIQIHKNGTAASDVVCGETPRTHTYLWIVGFLLLLLPLVALFYYLYRRNVQNKMKHYFSDDLHHGNENKACRIITIEPNQLETPILQQISQEEGSSSEPVEDMDEEIQGPGNNYTDNGNYVVQERGKSEIISRQESQTCTFTDSITPSLN, from the exons ATGACACAACAAGGCACCTGTGCTGCACCTCAGTGTCAAGACTGTAAGGACCACGAGTATCAGGACGGCTACACAAGAGACACAAGGTGTAAACTGCAGCCTTACTGTGACCCAC ACAAGAACTACGAGGTTCCTGACCATGAGAATAGGAAAAAGcgcagtgcgtgtgtgtgtaagccgGGGTTCCACTGCTCCAGTGACGTCTGTTTGTCCTGCGTGCCGCACACGCCCTGTGAACCTGGACACGAAGTGAAGGCTGCAG GTACCCCCACGTCAGACACGAAGTGTGAGCGCTGCCGACGAGGCTTCTTCTCCAATATCACTTCATTCAACAGTGAATGCGCGCCATGGACAAA GTGTGCGCCTGGAATCCAGATTCACAAAAACGGAACGGCCGCGTCCGACGTCGTCTGCG GAGAAACTCCACGGACTCACACTTACCTGTGGATCGTTGggtttcttctgcttcttcttcctctagTCGCACTTTTCTACTACTTATACAGAA GAAATGTACAGAACAAAATGAAG CACTATTTCTCTGACGACTTACATcatggaaatgaaaataaagcctGCAGAATCATAACCATTGAGCCCAACCAACTGGAAACACCCATTTTACAACAAATATCTCAGGAAGAAGGTTCTTCCTCAGAACCGGTGGAAGATATGGATGAGGAAATCCAGGGACCTGGTAACAATTATACCGACAATGGAAACTATGTGGTGCAAGAGAGAGGAAAGTCAGAAATCATCTCTCGCCAGGAATCCCAAACATGCACATTTACAGACTCAATAACCCCAAGTCTTAACTAA
- the irx7 gene encoding iroquois homeobox 7 codes for MSATQTGFGNFLLDRNVGMSAGYQIPVLGLQQQQQQQQHLAAMAAGVPIAYSGLPGYNFIPYPHHRHMAHMGSGFDLKAASPYHHALLARGGAFYAPYRPGAAEDAGRVAKVATRESTGALKAWLNEHLKNPYPTKGEKIMLAIITKMSLTQVSTWFANARRRLKKENRVSWASKGKSDEEDEEQEGESDEEDAPLQKYALDAGDGAELHVARADAGGDERSALERSETGDARPSGDHGGAERAPDEEAEGQRDSGHTSALEGKENAGQKPKIWSLAETATSETAKKPLSQIYHPAGKLWAEWARTGLLVPSCYTSHV; via the exons ATGTCCGCCACGCAAACGGGATTTGGCAACTTCCTATTGGACAGGAACGTCGGCATGTCGGCTGGATATCAGATCCCGGTGCtgggtctgcagcagcagcagcagcagcagcagcatctggcgGCGATGGCAGCTGGAGTTCCCATCGCGTATTCAGGACTGCCGGGATACAACTTCATCCCCTACCCGCATCACAGACACATGGCACACATG GGCAGTGGCTTCGACCTGAAGGCCGCTTCTCCGTACCATCACGCGCTCCTGGCTCGCGGAGGAGCCTTCTACGCGCCGTACCGCCCCGGAGCGGCGGAGGACGCGGGCCGCGTGGCGAAGGTGGCCACGCGCGAGAGCACCGGGGCCCTCAAGGCCTGGCTGAACGAGCACCTCAAAAACCCGTACCCCACCAAGGGCGAGAAAATAATGCTCGCCATCATCACCAAGATGAGCCTGACGCAGGTCTCCACGTGGTTCGCCAACGCCCGGCGACGCCTGAAGAAGGAGAACAGGGTCAGCTGGGCGTCCAAGGGGAAGtcggacgaggaggacgaggagcaggagggcgAGAGCGACGAGGAAGACGCTCCCCTGCAGAAGTACGCGCTGGATGCGGGGGACGGGGCTGAGCTGCACGTGGCGCGCGCGGACGCCGGTGGCGACGAGCGCAGCGCGTTGGAGCGATCGGAAACCGGGGACGCGCGGCCGAGCGGCGACCACGGCGGCGCGGAGCGCGCGCCggacgaggaggcggaggggcAGAGAGACTCGGGTCACACGTCCGCTCTGGAGGGCAAAGAGAACGCCGGGCAAAAGCCCAAGATCTGGTCCTTGGCGGAGACCGCCACGTCCGAAACTGCGAAGAAGCCTTTGAGCCAAATTTACCATCCCGCCGGGAAACTGTGGGCTGAGTGGGCCAGAACCGGACTGCTTGTTCCGTCATGTTATACCAGCCACGTCTAA
- the LOC114858863 gene encoding uncharacterized protein LOC114858863, with product MPTLGLKKKDSSRMERPALDLPQLTNEMQLSIMNKVKNGELSIEDALKLASNDRKKLLRQQSLGDESLQEQLQYNFSVYKHSHHRWQKRVIQIDFKNCMVCSIEKGIVKRHLPFCIVKSCDDGVGSRFTISFQGRHDYELEATSLEDKQKILQLVNQIIYKNIYGDPDPEERNSDSCPRAPAPQSIRKGNLLLHRGGLASFKWVKYEAQLLTGQLTLVPLRIRSPVDGEAMLVIPESIVIHLSDGDTCIQKSQGSDTFILNTHKNEYQFRVPITEDTTPESAQSERNAWVQAIDKLCSDWKKKSAQRKMKKNRPISEEREDSDVELESNGGFSAGNLAVIHPPVDRAPADSASGAGPLAGDTSPSSAVYARPIPKTRRSGSISSAEPSAAPLPHPRPPPKSPGDAASPLPPCPPPLPPHVAPAPPSPQPLPQDSGSPAVTPPPPPPGAPPPPPLPPLPFKGPANSRKPTTKAFHWDVVSSEKIGKSFWTQGSAEKTQISTSRLLEQFAVKELAKFGVADVINTQQIMLNQKIAHNFNIFLKSFPVQPGELKDKLFIISEEDGGLSDEHITSLRRYVPTLDDVEKYKSYKGPVTDLHIVDQYMLEMCNIPNLSTQLNLLLTLRELPTSMNDLQPLINQKIRMCTQLYNSRSFVSVLEYLLAIGNYLNENAGKEKAKGFRLSSLSKLSQLRGRGKKFTLLNALVEQIMLHEPCLATFTQELAEFETVPGASIKGLTAEVDVLKNELQKVIQYRKNCKKRNAGAQPLNFTKDLKMAIEKYNTDLSALTKTCEEMKKLYTVILVKFGEPADKDSQELFGIVSQFVQDFKRARAELV from the exons ATGCCGACTTTAGGACTGAAGAAGAAAGACTCGTCCAGAATGGAAAGACCGGCGCTGGATTTGCCACAG CTGACCAATGAAATGCAGCTGAGCATCATGAACAAGGTGAAGAACGGGGagctgtccatcgaggatgcgcTGAAGCTGGCCAGCAACGATCGGAAGAAGCTGCTGAGACAGCAGAGCCTGGGTGACGAG TCTTTGCAGGaacaactacagtacaactTCAGCGTGTATAAGCACAGTCACCACAGATGGCAGAAGAGAGTCATTCAG ATTGATTTCAAGAACTGCATGGTGTGCAGCATAGAGAAGGGCATCGTCAAGAGACACCTTCCGTTCTGCATCGTCAAGAGTTGCGATGATGGAGTGGGCTCCAGGTTCACCATTTCCTTTCAAGGGCGCCATGATTACGAACTGGAGGCCACATCCCTGGAGGACAAACAAAAG ATTTTGCAACTTGTGAATCAGATCATTTATAAGAACATATACGGTGATCCTGATCCTGAGGAGAGGAATTCAGACTCTTGTCCACGAGCACCAGCGCCTCAGAGCATTCGGAAAGGAAACCTGTTACTGCACAGGGGTGGCCTGGCCTCGTTCAAATGGGTGAA GTACGAGGCTCAGCTTCTGACAGGCCAGCTGACACTGGTCCCCCTGCGGATTCGAAGCCCCGTCGACGGGGAAGCAATGCTGGTGATACCGGAGTCCATTGTGATCCACCTCTCAGATGGAGATACTTGCATACAGAAATCCCAGGGATCAGACACTTTcatcctgaacacacacaaaaacgaATACCA attCCGAGTTCCCATAACAGAGGACACCACTCCCGAGTCTGCTCAGAGTGAACGGAACGCTTGGGTTCAGGCCATCGACAAACTGTGCTCAGACTGGAAGAAGAAATCGGCGcagagaaaaatgaagaaaaaccGTCCGATAAGCGAAGAACGAGAGGACAGTGACGTGGAGCTTGAGTCGAACGGGGGGTTTAGTGCCGGGAACCTGGCAGTGATTCATCCTCCGGTTGACCGTGCACCTGCGGATTCCGCCTCCGGGGCAGGTCCATTGGCTGGCGACACCAGTCCCTCCTCTGCTGTTTACGCGAGGCCCATTCCTAAGACCCGCAGGAGCGGCAGCATCTCCTCCGCTGAGCCCAgcgccgcccccctcccccacccccgccccccacccaAGTCGCCCGGCGATGCTGCCTCGCCGCTGCCCCCCTGCCCTCCGCCCCTGCCCCCCCACGTCGCCCCTGCGCCCCCGTCGCCGCAGCCTCTCCCCCAGGACTCAGGCTCGCCCGCCGTGAcgccgcctccccccccccccggggccccgcctccccctcctttaCCCCCTCTACCCTTTAAGGGCCCAGCCAATTCGAGGAAACCCACCACCAAAGCGTTCCACTGGGACGTAGTCAGCTCAGAGAAG ATTGGAAAATCATTTTGGACACAAGGCAGCGCCGAGAAGACTCAGATCTCCACGTCACGCTTATTGGAGCAGTTCGCTGTTAAAGAACTAGCGAAGTTTGGTGTGGCCGACGTGATTAATACCCAGCAGATTATGCTCAACCAGAAGATTGCACACAACTTCA ACATTTTCCTCAAAAGTTTCCCAGTGCAGCCGGGCGAGCTGAAGGACAAACTGTTCATCATTAGCGAGGAAGATGGAGGTCTATCTGATGAGCACATCACCTCTCTGAGGAG GTACGTCCCCACGTTGGATGATGTGGAAAAGTACAAATCGTACAAGGGGCCGGTGACAGACCTGCACATCGTGGACCAGTACATGCTGGAG ATGTGCAACATCCCCAACCTGAGCACGcagctcaacctgctgctgactCTCAGAGAGCTGCCCACCAGCATGAACGACCTGCAGCCT CTGATTAACCAGAAGATCAGAATGTGCACACAGCTGTACAACAGCAGGTCATTTGTTTCGGTGCTGGAGTACCTTCTCGCCATCGGCAATTACCTGAACGAGAACGCCGGAAAGGAAAAGGCCAAGGGATTCCGCCTCTCCTCCTTAAGTAAA CTCTCCCAGCTGCGCGGGAGAGGCAAGAAGTTCACCTTGCTCAACGCCCTTGTGGAGCAGATCATGTTGCATGAACCGTGCTTGGCCACTTTTACCCAAGAGTTGGCAGAATTCGAAACTGTCCCTGGAG CTTCCATCAAAGGCTTGACCGCAGAAGTAGATG TCCTGAAGAATGAACTGCAGAAAGTCATTCAGTACAGGAAAAACTGCAAGAAGAGAAATGCTGGAGCTCAGCCCCTGAACTTCACAAAAGACCTGAAG ATGGCAATTGAGAAATACAACACTGATCTCTCGGCACTGACGAAGACGTGTGAGGAGATGAAGAAACTCTACACTGTCATACTG